The DNA window CAGACCTATGATCCGAAGTTCAAGGGCACTAAATCGCAGGTCGAGGTGGTAAAGATTCGCCCAGTGCCCGGACAGGGAGTAGTTCGTGTCTCGCAATGGATCGAACAACGCGACGTGACTAGCTTTCCGCCATGGAAGCGAGATCTTGGGAACAACCGAGGACCCAATCCCACCTTCGACCCGGAAGACACCAAGGTCACCACCTACATCGACTACGAAAATGGGCTCGTCGTGTTAAGGCAGAATCCTTCTGTCGAGGAGAACTCCACCGGCGGCCCGGGGCAAGTGAAGGTCGGCATACCCAAAGGCAGCGTGACGCAACTTCCCGATGGATCTGTTCGAATTAAATACGACGCGGGCAACCCGTTCGCCCCGAAAGTTACTGGAGATCCCACCGGACCGTTTACGGGCCATACAGTAACGGTCAACGGCGACCTCGTTTTCACGCCCGGACCAGGAGGTGTGCAGGTTAACGGCACGCGCACTGACTACCCGTCCTTGGAGGTGTACCAGGACTTGCCAAACGGCGGTACCCGCACAGTGCTGATCGACCCCGCCCAATCCGGCCGATCGTGGGGTCCGGCCTTCAACCTGCCCGGCCATCATGACGTCGGCCCCATCGGCGGTAAAGCGTTCACACCGTTCGACACGGGTGGCTGGAACACGAAATACGATGTGCCGGCTCCTTTGCCCGCGACCGAGTTTGGCCCAGTTACCGACATACCGTCGGTCCCGCCTTTGCCCACCGGCACTGCAGTCCCCGCATGACGGCGATCAACTGAAAGCAACCAGGGATGCCACCTTTCCTTCGACCTCGCAACTTGGACGCTGGCGCGTGGCGCGTGGCGACTTTGTCGGCGCCGTTCGTCGTCCAGATCGTCTTGGGATTGCTGCTCGTCACGATGTGGGCGCTAGGCAAGGGACCCTTCATGACCGAACGCGGGCACACCGAACGTAGCTGGATGCTCATCGCCGTCGTCATCACCACAGTGGTGTCTCTTGCACTCGCCGCGGTACTGGGGAAGTCGCCCTCGCCGCGCAATCGCGGTATTGCGCTTAGCATTGC is part of the Mycobacterium mantenii genome and encodes:
- a CDS encoding putative alpha/beta hydrolase — encoded protein: MHLRYISKAALIMFAGGDPWKIDATLQSGRPAQISNLAAAFHDAGQSTTEAEVAFRQARDRFDNAWTHENGENPINDSAEVRRATTSLGLQAAQLPKIGADLENVAAALAEAQRSGKGEIASLEGTLQGLDDQIGEAVELEKNPQLTASERQLLDHYINGLEKHAIGDTKASLNNLTQIRGQYSQQLQTSLANLRKQGEYQAPIQALDGEIPEGPPQTVSDEERRHNQIEAFKQVFGREPTSAADWETAAALDPQTYDPKFKGTKSQVEVVKIRPVPGQGVVRVSQWIEQRDVTSFPPWKRDLGNNRGPNPTFDPEDTKVTTYIDYENGLVVLRQNPSVEENSTGGPGQVKVGIPKGSVTQLPDGSVRIKYDAGNPFAPKVTGDPTGPFTGHTVTVNGDLVFTPGPGGVQVNGTRTDYPSLEVYQDLPNGGTRTVLIDPAQSGRSWGPAFNLPGHHDVGPIGGKAFTPFDTGGWNTKYDVPAPLPATEFGPVTDIPSVPPLPTGTAVPA